A genomic window from Bremerella sp. JC817 includes:
- a CDS encoding LysR substrate-binding domain-containing protein, which produces QALSSAMAGLGRTVLPLMLAESALAKNELAAVEGPMDARRAYWLLAPLPQWRQKKVRALADWLTRADET; this is translated from the coding sequence GTCAGGCGCTCAGTTCGGCCATGGCGGGGCTCGGCCGCACGGTACTGCCGCTGATGCTCGCGGAATCGGCGCTGGCGAAAAACGAACTCGCGGCCGTCGAAGGCCCGATGGATGCGCGCCGCGCTTACTGGCTGCTTGCACCGCTGCCGCAGTGGCGCCAGAAAAAGGTCAGGGCACTCGCCGACTGGCTGACGCGCGCCGACGAAACCTGA